One segment of Nostoc piscinale CENA21 DNA contains the following:
- a CDS encoding pilus assembly FimT family protein has protein sequence MVEVIAVVLMIGILGTIAIPSWFNFLNRQRVNKTNDVVFAAIQEAQKEAKQKKISYSVSFKMDNQVPKLAIHPDSIAASSLASNQWKSMEESVGIKSGQISFFTNLTGKNTVNSTNPAVNTSATYLNSPQTITFDYMGTLPNFVTPATGEAPGLKIVVAASNNSTKRCVIVKTILGSTLRGKNNECN, from the coding sequence ATGGTGGAAGTTATTGCTGTAGTGCTGATGATAGGCATATTAGGCACAATTGCTATTCCTAGCTGGTTTAATTTCCTTAATCGGCAACGAGTGAATAAAACTAATGATGTGGTTTTTGCCGCTATACAAGAAGCACAAAAAGAAGCTAAACAAAAAAAAATCAGCTACAGTGTCAGTTTTAAAATGGACAATCAAGTTCCCAAGCTGGCTATTCATCCTGACTCTATAGCAGCATCTAGTCTTGCTAGTAACCAATGGAAGTCTATGGAGGAATCTGTAGGAATCAAATCTGGACAAATCAGCTTTTTTACAAATTTGACTGGTAAAAACACTGTCAACTCTACTAACCCCGCAGTGAATACAAGTGCGACATACTTAAATAGTCCACAAACAATCACTTTTGACTACATGGGTACTTTGCCAAACTTTGTTACACCAGCAACAGGAGAAGCACCAGGATTAAAAATTGTTGTAGCTGCATCTAACAATTCTACAAAGCGATGTGTGATTGTAAAAACTATTTTAGGCTCGACTCTTAGAGGCAAAAATAATGAGTGTAATTAA
- the hpsE gene encoding hormogonium polysaccharide biosynthesis glycosyltransferase HpsE — translation MTASLDFTVVVPTYNGAIRLPKLLERLQQQQNTENISWEIIVVDNNSTDNTAQVVKNYQTNWQYASPLKYMFEAKQGAAYARKRGVVEASGKLIGFLDDDNYPLSNWVAEAYAFAQKYHQAGAYGSQIHADWETEPSEDFQRRIAPFLAITERGNLPLLYEAKKKLLPPSAGLVVRRQAWLESVPQKTILTGRTPGNMLTSEDLEVLCYIQKSGWEIWYNPSMEIYHQIPKSRLQREYLIPFFRGIGLSRYVTRMVNTKYYNKPFIILVYLVNDLRKIIFHFLKYKGSFQDNLVAACEMQLFLSSLISPFYLCKNGYLNNKI, via the coding sequence ATGACTGCAAGCCTTGATTTTACAGTAGTTGTCCCGACTTATAACGGTGCAATTCGTCTACCTAAGTTATTAGAACGACTGCAACAGCAACAAAATACTGAAAATATCTCTTGGGAAATTATTGTTGTAGATAATAACAGTACAGATAATACGGCTCAAGTTGTTAAAAATTATCAAACAAATTGGCAATATGCTTCCCCGTTAAAGTACATGTTTGAAGCCAAACAAGGAGCAGCTTACGCCCGAAAACGTGGAGTAGTAGAGGCTTCAGGCAAATTGATAGGTTTTCTTGATGACGACAACTACCCGCTATCAAATTGGGTAGCAGAGGCTTATGCTTTTGCTCAAAAATACCATCAAGCAGGGGCTTATGGTAGTCAAATTCACGCAGATTGGGAAACAGAACCATCAGAAGATTTTCAACGACGAATAGCACCATTTTTAGCAATTACAGAACGCGGAAATCTACCACTACTTTATGAAGCAAAAAAGAAATTACTACCTCCCTCTGCTGGTTTAGTAGTAAGGCGACAAGCTTGGCTGGAAAGTGTACCACAAAAAACTATATTAACTGGTAGAACTCCTGGTAATATGCTGACCAGTGAAGATTTAGAAGTACTATGTTACATCCAAAAATCAGGATGGGAAATTTGGTATAATCCCAGCATGGAGATTTATCATCAAATACCAAAATCTCGATTACAAAGAGAATACTTAATACCATTTTTTAGAGGTATTGGATTGAGCCGTTATGTGACTAGAATGGTAAATACAAAGTATTATAATAAACCATTTATAATTCTAGTTTATTTAGTAAATGATTTACGAAAAATTATTTTTCATTTCCTGAAATACAAAGGGAGTTTTCAAGATAATTTAGTAGCAGCTTGTGAAATGCAACTATTTTTAAGTAGTTTAATTAGTCCTTTTTATTTATGTAAAAATGGCTATTTAAATAACAAAATATAA
- the hpsE gene encoding hormogonium polysaccharide biosynthesis glycosyltransferase HpsE, translated as MNSILHISIVIPTYNGSERLPNVLDALLKQTGVEDINWEIIIIDNNSLDSTANVFINYQGLYPNNCCLKYFLETQQGIAFARARGVKEAQGKFIAFLDDDNLPETDWVFRSYQFGQEYPQAGAWSGQIHGKFEVEPPENFCRIQAFLAVREDGQEVYRFDADNLRLPPGAALVVRKQAWLESVPQQLIFKGRLGKLMLSGDDTEVLLHIHKAGWQIWYNPAMQVYHQIPSWRFEKSYLLNLARGCGLCIFQLRLINAKNWQKPIILCKTILGNLRRILNHLIKYRRDLNSNLIALFELEFYWASMISPLYTLQCYLSNKFVYNLDKL; from the coding sequence ATGAACAGTATTTTACATATTTCTATAGTCATTCCTACATATAATGGATCAGAGCGCCTGCCCAATGTTTTGGATGCTCTATTAAAACAAACAGGTGTTGAAGACATAAATTGGGAAATTATTATCATTGATAATAATAGTTTAGATTCAACTGCTAACGTATTTATTAATTATCAGGGTTTATATCCTAATAATTGTTGTTTAAAATATTTTTTAGAAACCCAACAAGGAATCGCATTTGCGCGTGCGCGTGGGGTTAAAGAAGCTCAAGGAAAATTTATTGCATTTTTAGATGATGATAATTTGCCGGAAACTGATTGGGTTTTTAGGTCTTACCAATTTGGGCAAGAATATCCTCAAGCAGGCGCGTGGAGCGGTCAAATTCATGGAAAATTTGAGGTAGAACCACCAGAAAACTTTTGCAGAATACAGGCTTTTTTAGCTGTTAGAGAAGATGGGCAGGAAGTATACAGATTTGATGCAGATAATTTAAGATTACCACCAGGTGCTGCACTGGTGGTTCGTAAACAGGCTTGGCTTGAAAGTGTTCCCCAGCAATTGATTTTCAAAGGTCGATTAGGAAAATTAATGCTTAGTGGTGATGATACAGAAGTACTTCTACATATACACAAAGCCGGTTGGCAAATTTGGTACAATCCGGCGATGCAGGTTTATCATCAAATTCCTAGCTGGCGATTTGAGAAAAGTTATTTGTTAAATTTGGCTCGTGGTTGCGGTTTGTGTATTTTCCAACTACGGTTAATCAATGCTAAAAATTGGCAAAAACCAATTATTTTATGCAAAACTATTTTGGGAAATCTCCGCCGAATTTTAAATCATCTTATTAAGTACAGAAGAGATTTAAACAGTAACTTAATTGCACTCTTTGAACTAGAGTTTTATTGGGCTAGTATGATAAGCCCTTTATATACTTTACAATGCTATTTGTCTAATAAATTTGTATATAACTTAGATAAATTATGA